Proteins encoded by one window of Thunnus thynnus chromosome 3, fThuThy2.1, whole genome shotgun sequence:
- the ccr7 gene encoding C-C chemokine receptor type 7, which yields MTFVSGFHNFLPAVLIWFMTLEPCLSQQGQNLSMNYTDYTFFTIDYSDIPELCVKENNRQFRLWFMSIFFSITCFLGLTGNLLVILTFFYFSRLKTMTDVYLLNLSFADLLFALSLPFWAANSMAEWVLGLAVCKAMHTIYKVSFYSSMFLLSFISVDRYFAIAKAVSAFRRRSQAVFLSKVSSAVVWVMALIFSIPEMKYTNINNHTCTPYSSNADPLRVTIQTSQIVLAFVLPLLVMCFCYSSIVQTLCQAQNFERNKAIKVILAVVAVFVVCQVPYNLVLFWNTVVTAKGGSKDCNYDNALLYATDITQCVAFLRCCLNPFVYAFIGVKFRHDLLKLLKELGCMSQERFYKYTCGRRRSSAATDTDTTTTFSP from the exons ATGACTTTTGTCAGTG gttttcacAACTTTCTGCCCGCTGTCCTGATATGGTTTATGACCTTGGAG CCTTGCTTGTCTCAACAAGGACAGAATCTATCCATGAACTACACAGATTACACCTTTTTCACAATAGATTATAGCGACATCCCCGagctgtgtgtgaaagaaaacaacCGCCAGTTCCGCCTCTGGTTCATGTCTATCTTCTTCTCCATCACCTGCTTCCTGGGGCTGACGGGGAACCTACTGGTCATCCTCACCTTCTTCTACTTCAGTCGTCTCAAGACCATGACGGATGTGTACCTGCTCAACCTGTCATTTGCAGACCTGCTCTTTGCTCTGTCGCTCCCCTTTTGGGCAGCCAACTCCATGGCAGAATGGGTGCTGGGTTTGGCTGTGTGCAAGGCCATGCACACTATCTACAAGGTCAGCTTCTACAGCAGCAtgttccttctctctttcatcaGCGTGGACCGCTACTTTGCCATAGCCAAGGCTGTCTCAGCTTTCCGCCGTCGCTCCCAAGCTGTGTTTCTCAGCAAGGTGTCATCAGCTGTCGTCTGGGTGATGGCACTGATCTTCTCCATACCAGAAATGAAGTACACCAACATCAATAACCACACCTGCACCCCTTACTCTAGCAATGCTGACCCGCTCCGTGTCACCATCCAGACAAGCCAGATTGTTTTGGCTTTTGTCCTTCCGCTCTTGGTCATGTGCTTCTGTTACAGCAGCATTGTCCAGACCCTTTGCCAGGCTCAAAACTTTGAACGGAATAAGGCCATCAAGGTGATTCTTGCTGTGGTAGCTGTCTTCGTGGTCTGCCAGGTGCCCTATAACCTGGTGCTATTTTGGAACACAGTTGTCACAGCAAAAGGAGGAAGCAAAGATTGCAACTATGATAACGCTCTCCTCTACGCCACCGACATCACCCAGTGTGTGGCCTTCCTGAGGTGCTGCCTGAACCCCTTCGTCTATGCCTTTATTGGTGTGAAGTTTCGCCACGACCTTCTGAAACTACTGAAGGAGTTGGGTTGCATGAGCCAGGAGAGGTTCTACAAGTATACCTGcggcaggaggaggagctcaGCAGCCACCGACACTGACACCACCACCACATTCTCTCCCTGA